The following are encoded in a window of Pyrenophora tritici-repentis strain M4 chromosome 6, whole genome shotgun sequence genomic DNA:
- a CDS encoding BcsA, naringenin-chalcone synthase → MVHNGKPEGVYITGLAHEYPQFSVKQDQFQGLLEKLYPGHSNVKGLQKLVALNNKTNILSRPTVHDYTQWTKEDTEPPTIDSISRVFRAVSGDIATSACNKAIKEAGLAPNDITHVVAVTCTDQGNPGYDLFVCQKLGLRPEVQRVLLQGVGCAGGLSALRTAAGIVAASSQKHRPARVLVMTCELCSLFLRAELQAAIRDGDSLHVAPALFSDAAAALVVCNGDALGEAQKPIFELEEYGSMAVPGTSGYMSYDIEKNGMIARITKDVPKAAVSAIIPMFKQLQSASSSSHGHGFPAHYSPLSTFDWAIHPGGAAILEGAKQALQLTDDHIKASLDVYRNYGNSSSSTVLIVLDKLRNMGKGRDKVVATSFGPGLSIEMCILKRSRHSLGSVFTMVQRHSKICAVWLSLISKLSRGVSRREPAVKKMDE, encoded by the exons ATGGTACACAACGGCAAACCCGAGGGGGTCTATATCACTGGACTAGCCCACGAATACCCCCAGTTCTCAGTCAAGCAGGATCAGTTCCAGGGGCTACTCGAGAAGCTATATCCGGGACACAGCAATGTAAAAGG TCTACAGAAGCTTGTCGCTTTGAACAACAAAACAAACATCCTCTCCCGACCGACCGTTCATGACTACACGCAATGGACCAAAGAAGATACTGAGCCACCGACGATCGACTCAATCTCTCGCGTCTTCCGCGCTGTCAGCGGAGACATCGCAACGTCCGCATGCAACAAAGCTATCAAAGAAGCTGGCCTTGCACCAAACGATATCACACACGTCGTGGCAGTAACATGCACAGATCAAGGCAACCCTGGCTATGACCTGTTTGTGTGTCAGAAACTCGGTCTACGTCCGGAAGTACAACGCGTCTTACTCCAGGGGGTGGGTTGTGCTGGCGGTCTCTCTGCACTGCGTACAGCTGCCGGCATAGTAGCCGCATCATCGCAGAAGCATCGACCAGCTCGCGTTCTAGTAATGACTTGTGAGCTGTGTAGCCTTTTCCTTCGGGCTGAGCTACAGGCTGCCATTCGAGACGGCGACAGCTTGCATGTAGCTCCGGCGTTGTTCTCAGATGCTGCGGCAGCCTTGGTGGTCTGTAACGGGGATGCGCTTGGGGAAGCCCAGAAACCGATCTTCGAGCTTGAGGAGTATGGAAGCATGGCAGTGCCAGGCACGTCGGGCTACATGTCATATGACATCGAGAAGAATG GCATGATAGCTAGAATCACCAAAGATGTTCCGAAAGCCGCCGTCAGCGCTATCATCCCCATGTTCAAGCAACTTCAGAGCGCATCGAGCAGTTCGCATGGTCATGGATTTCCGGCCCACTACTCCCCGCTATCCACCTTCGACTGGGCGATTCATCCTGGTGGCGCCGCAATTCTAGAGGGTGCAAAGCAAGCCCTTCAACTTACCGATGACCATATCAAAGCCTCACTCGACGTATATAGGAATTACGGCAACTCATCAAGCTCAACGGTGCTCATAGTCTTGGACAAGCTCCGAAATATGGGCAAGGGCAGGGATAAGGTGGTAGCGACCAGCTTTGGTCCTGGCCTTAGTATCGAGATGTGCATCCTGAAGCGGTCTAGGCATTCACTAGGATCAGTGTTCACTATGGTACAGCGGCATAGCAAGATCTGCGCGGTGTGGCTGTCCTTGATTTCAAAGCTCTCTAGGGGAGTGTCGCGAAGGGAACCTGCAGTCAAGAAGATGGACGAGTAG
- a CDS encoding Mug, G:T-U mismatch-specific DNA glycosylase, whose translation MPRKGPTKYDPEEGTMKRVPSNDDVSEPDQMPATPPSTSFRAQLTKYKYTQTADTANHQLAPASPMPVTKRTRATVTAAVGGVSEPSPPPKKKRKPSKYAGPAKYAHLSPLVDILEPNLICVFVGTNPGVQTAIAGHAYAHPSNHFWKLLHSSGLTNRRLKPEEDRSLPAQFCMGNTNIVDRPSKDAAELSKEETAAGTASLEAKFRKFKPEAVCIVGKGIWEAIWRYRHGKNPSKKDFKYGWQDEKHNMGKTPDDAGEELDGNGNVWKGSRVFVTTSTSGLAASLKPAEKEAIWKPFGEWVQKRRAERGFIPRPEEAQEVIDKTGET comes from the coding sequence ATGCCACGAAAAGGCCCAACAAAATACGATCCAGAGGAAGGCACGATGAAGCGCGTTCCGAGCAATGACGATGTTTCCGAACCCGACCAGATGCCAGCGACACCTCCATCGACATCTTTCCGAGCTCAATTGACCAAGTACAAGTATACGCAGACCGCGGATACCGCAAATCATCAACTAGCACCGGCATCGCCCATGCCAGTGACAAAGCGCACAAGGGCGACCGTGACAGCAGCGGTCGGAGGTGTTAGCGAACCTTCTCCACcgccgaagaagaagcgGAAGCCTAGCAAATATGCCGGCCCAGCGAAATATGCCCATCTTTCGCCGCTTGTCGACATACTCGAACCCAATTTGATATGTGTCTTTGTCGGTACAAATCCAGGCGTCCAGACCGCCATCGCGGGACACGCTTACGCGCACCCATCGAACCACTTTTGGAAGCTGCTTCACTCATCAGGGTTGACAAATCGCCGGCTAAAACCAGAGGAGGACCGAAGTCTCCCAGCCCAATTCTGTATGGGCAACACAAACATTGTCGATCGGCCCTCCAAAGATGCTGCTGAGCTGTCGAAAGAGGAAACAGCGGCAGGTACGGCAAGCCTAGAAGCCAAATTTCGCAAATTCAAACCAGAAGCTGTGTGTATAGTAGGCAAGGGTATATGGGAAGCCATATGGCGTTACCGTCACGGCAAGAACCCCAGCAAGAAAGATTTCAAGTATGGATGGCAGGACGAGAAGCATAATATGGGCAAGACTCCGGATGACGCCGGAGAGGAGCTAGATGGAAACGGCAACGTCTGGAAGGGGTCCAGGGTGTTCGTAACTACAAGTACGAGCGGTCTAGCCGCAAGTCTGAAGCCAGCGGAAAAGGAGGCAATCTGGAAGCCTTTTGGCGAGTGGGTGCAGAAGAGAAGGGCTGAACGAGGCTTTATACCTCGGCCAGAAGAGGCGCAGGAAGTTATCGACAAGACAGGGGAAACGTAA